From the Salarias fasciatus chromosome 5, fSalaFa1.1, whole genome shotgun sequence genome, the window ctttttctgctttttgctttCTGTCCATGACTGAAATGTTCACTgcaaatctgaagaaaaaacagtaaaaacatttGATCTTCAAGTTGATTTGGAATCTGCCCAGATAGGCGTTACCACTCCTGATGTCCCAAACAGAATGTTTGACCCAGATCTCGATCCAGTTCCTTTAGAATTGAGCAATCTGATACTTTCGTCAGCTGATTCTTGAATTTTCTTGTCATATTAAGCAGAAAAGTGAGTTTATGGTGTTTAAAAGGACATGAATTTGTTCCTTTGTTTGTTCTGTAATTGTTCATCATCACCTGCTCTGATGTTCCAGACCTGTGAAACTGGTCAAACAGCCCAAACTTATGGCATACACTGGATATTTGGTTCTGTTACAGCGGCCGCTGTGAAAGCACCGTGTGTGAACATTCTGTACTTCCTTGCATGTTTACTTTTTCGATGTCGTatcaaactgaacaaaactTTGATGCTTCACTTCTTTCAACGGAGGTACTGCACACAAAGCAAGTGGGCCTTGGATTGTCCACAGTAACGACATTTTAGCCACTGTGTTGTGATGGGGCTGTTCCATGGCTTGATACAAAAATTAATATTCCTTTAAATCTGCCGAGCTGATCGGCTAAATATGAAGATAGCCAgtcattcaaaaaaataaataaatcaaaaatttTAAATCATCCTCGATCCACTACCAATCCAATCAGAACATCCCTTGTTATCACAATTGGCATTTACACACAAGCTTAGAAACACTGTAAAGACACTGAATGTACAACTTCCAGTAAACCAAACTATGACATAAGAAAAGTAGTGACCTTTGCGGTGAAAGAAAATTACTCCTCTTCTTCAACATTATAACGTAACAAAGGATCAAACACTAAAACATTACCGtgaatgaaaaccaaacaacaCTGCTTATTATGATTGGCAAATGATGGTTACAAGAAACAGGGTAAACAAGTCCAGTGATGATGCAAGTCCAACATTTAGCAACAGAGGAGCCATTATTACTGGCTCTTCCCATCgataaaatcaaatcaaatagcTTCGGACCACAGAGCTGGGAATGCTCAAAATATTTCCCAGCCTGGTGATACCTCCCGATTTACCATCCAGTAAATAACACGATACCAGAACACCAGAAATGTCTCATAAGCTATGGAAAGGATGCAATTCCTCCAACTGAATCAGCTAAAAGCACATTATGGTTCGAACAAAGGCAAACAAATATGAGGTCTTCTGTTGATCAGCAGGGTCGTTCTGAATCAATATGGCGTTTATGGGGCGTCACAGGGTGCTGAGAATGACAGAAGGAATGATTTCCTCAAGCCTAAAATAGCTCAGCCTCATTCGTCCAATGCACAATAACGCTGCTGCGTTTACAAGGTTAAATCaaatttgacaaaaacaacagtcgTAATGAGACAGTGGTCCCTTGTTCAAAGCAGGAGGTCGATGCATTCGCCAAGCATTTCTACAGCGATTGCAAAGGCGGCGCTCATGTAGGCTGCAGCCTCGCTGGAAGCCTCTAATGTGATTCTGAGCAAGCTGGTGAACTTTCCCCCAGATAAAGAGCAGACACAGGGAGGGagggtgtgaggaggaggaggaggaggaggaagaggagagtggGAGAGTGGTGCAGCAAGCGAGAGAGTGATAGCCTGTGAACCAGGACAGGAGGAAATGATGCACGGTGGAGATTTAATACAGAAATGTGACGGgtataaaaacattaaagaaacGAGAAtaagaaagagaggaaacactgaggaggagagcagTCTCACAGTCTGAGCAGCCTCTCAAGCGAGAAGACGAACATCCTGCAGGGCAACACAACAGCCATGCATGTAATGGCATAATCTGTGTTGGCTCTGCGGCACCCACTGAAGAATGATTAAACCCTTCTGCACCTCCAAACACATATGGATGCATTAACAATATTAATGTAATGCTTTTAACTCCAGTTTTCCCAGTAGCATCACACTGTCAACACCATTACACAAAACAGAGCCTTAACCATCAGCTACTATCACCACTATGTACAGCTAAAGCACAAAACAGCTGTTTCTATTTGTTCATTGGTGCTCCTAAAATAAACATGCCAgcctccacagacacacagcaatgctcatgtgtgtttttcctgtttttctgccccacctccctccctctgtgtttctgtaGGCAGACAGGCAGCCAGCCGGCAGAGTACATCTCCTACTCATCGACACAGCCTGAGCTCTTGTTCATCCCTCGTACATCTGCCACAACAGCTCGGGCCGCAGACATTTAAAGCGCAGTgaccacacacccacacacacacaaagaacagcAGTGACTCTGTCTGCCCTGTCTGCATGGTGTTTGTCAACATGACAACACAGCAAAACAGGCCCTCCAGCATACATGAGGAACAGCGTTGCATCATGGAATACTCTCACAATAAGTAATTCACCGGATTATCTCATCCATTCAGTCGGCACTCACCTGCACGTACTCGGTGGGTTTTGGAATGTAAACTATTACTTGAGGAACATAAGGCAAAAGCAAGCAACTGTAAACCGAGTGTCACGTTCAAGTGCGTTTGATAGAGCAGAGCAACTGTTATTTCAGGATGGTGGACTGAAACTTGACCTGAAAATCTCCTCTCCATCTGCCCCGAACCAGAGCTGTGACAAAGTTGACTTTACAGGTAACCAGACGCTTAATACTGTTTGACACTGATCAAAATGAGCTCATTCTAATGGACAGAAGAGTATTTCCACTGAAATATCAGAGTTGCTGTAGAGCATCAGGAGACCTACAGGGCTGAAACATGACTTCATGGGTGAGTATGAAGGTCATGGCACTCAGGCAAGGCTTTCTTATTTCCATACTCCCTCCTTCTGCCACACAACGTGGGCATGCAGGATTTTCTGACTCATACCTCCACAAACTTCGAGCAGTCTTCAGAAACACCTCTGCAGTCACAACTTCTATGAAATGCAgttggagctgcagagacacgGTGTGATACCGGCGTTGTGTGGGCTCTCTGAGCAGCGGCAGGAAGTGTGTTAACCTTGTGGTGACAGAGAGTTGTGTACAGTCTGCCCCTCTCACATGTTACTGCCTGGCTaacatgcagcagctgcagccgggCTAAGCCTGCAGATGGTGAGGATGCTAGCCGAACCAGAAGCACcgcagactcctccaggacagCCCGAACAACATTACAATCGcaactctttttctttttttcccttctcacaCTCCTCGGCCGTGTATCGCAGTGTGTCCTGGCTGTACTCCGCTCCGAGGCGAGCCTACGTGACACAGACTTGTTTACTTCATCCGCTGCTAGCCCAGCTGCTCTAACGCTCCGCACACAGCCAGGAAATACATGAGGGGAAAAGTGAGGCTCTGCGAGCGGCAGCAGCCCCCGGGACCCTACCTGTCCTGTCCCGCGGGTGTCTCGGGCGGCAGGAGCCCCTCATGGTCCCGGTTCGATGCCTGTTCTCGTTGCGCGAGCTGCGGACTTTGCGAGCGTCTCCTGCAGCTCAGGCAGCAATGAATGAAGCCAGGGCGCGCGCGCGCTCAGGGCTCAGGCGCGCCCACAACCACGTGCCCGTCAGCGCGCTCGCGAGCTCAACACGCTCATGTTATGATACATACAGACACATATTCACCCCCTCCTTCTGAATTTATCTGGAGCAGTTTACACTAAATAGTCTGCTTTTCTAATTTTAAAATCATAAGTCACTACTGAGAATTGATAAATTCTTAAATCTGTCTGCCATccactggatggatggattccaGTTTTCATAAAGCTCCATCCAGTCCAGGGTCAGAGGGCACTGGAACCACTTTCAGCTAACAATGGACAGGGCTGGACATACCATGAACatgtctccagtccatcacagaggaaacagagtTAGAGAGAgaccgccacacacactcacattcacacttccTGCAATATAAGTCGTACAATCAGCTCCAAACGCCTGATTTCAGACGGTGAGAGTAGAAAAACTACAACAGCATGCacgcacatggagaacatgaagactccaCACAGACTAGATGGGACGCAAACCAacattttttcactttgaggCAAAAGTACTAGCCACCAGAATGCAGCCGTAATCTAAAATTTAATGCCCATTCATCCAAACTTGATCTGGATAAATGGtttggagccaatcccagctgactatttGAAAAGCCAGGATTTACCCAGAACACGTCACTAGTCCTCTGCAGGGAAATCAGAGACAGAAAATCTCATACACCAACATCCACAGTGATGTTGAGCCACCAAAGAAACAGGAACTCACATTCTGgttcatgaaaagaaatcaggGCTCATGAGGAAAATCTCTGCACACAGGagtaacatgcaaactcagcagtTGGATGGGATGGTTGTTTTTTGTGGGTCTTTCATAATTAAGACTGTTCTTCCCCTGGGGAATAATCTTctattattgtgttttgtgcttacagtatttaaaaagaaaagttttgagATAAAAATCTAGGTTAGTTGTCATTTGAACCATGGACAGCTTCAACTACTGAAGGAAAGATTTTGCCCTAGTTTAAAACTCATGAGGTCCTGTGATGACACAGTAAATAAGATGCCTTCACTGAGCACAGGATGTGCAAAGATACAACCACAGGGTCACGTAGCGCTGCAGGAACTGTGTGGCTTGTTGCGTATTTGAACAGAATGTGCACTTCCTGCTCATACAATAATTTGAGCTCTAACTTCGAGTGTGGGTGACGACAGATGAGAGGGGAAGAAGAAGGACAGGAGTGGTTACAAACAGCTGGCGGAGttaaacaaggaaaaaaaacagacacacctACAAAGATAAGAGCTTCCATTGTTATTGAAGGAAGCTGAATTAGAGAAGGTGTGTGCAGCTCTCCTCGTGAATACTTTGAAAGCTTTAAGGACATAAGAAGCATTAGGAGCATAAGGATGTATTTCATGATATTGTATTATTCTTTAACATGACTCAAAGTATTCAGGTTGAACATTCACTATGGATAGTTTTTCATTGTGACAAAAAGTTGCTAGGCTTCAGCATATAGAGAATGTAAATCTAAGAGTGAGTTTATAGTTCAAGAGTGGACTATTTTTGTCTCATCAGTTTTGAATCTGTatcattttcacttcacagaCAAAAGTTCACCCGCCCAAAGTCTCCTAATTTGCTTCCTCACAGAGTTTTCCTCCCTACTATCTTACAACATAGGCTACATGTTAACATAATTAGTTATTTTTGATTGAATTCTggactttgtcttgtttgaCATTAGTATTGTTAGAGGTTGGATCCATATGAAAAACATAAGTCTCTTTGAAATATCTGATCAGTCTTTATGTAGGCACACTTACATTATTGTCTACTCTCAAAAtcttaatttatttaaaaatattcgAAGTCTGAATTATTGTCAAACCAATAAATATTCATGCCCTTTCTCCTGACCCCTgaatctctcctcctgctgtgccGCTCTGAAGCTCTCTAACCCTCCTAAAATTTTGAAAGCacagttttaatttttattgcgAGTGACCCATACACACTGTTGATGGAACTCAAGAGATGATTCATTCAGATAATTTCTATACTTCTTGTTGAGTTTCCAGAttttaaatttctatttttttgatCACTGCTACATTGGTATGATTTGGATCTCCAGATTCCCACAGAAAAACACCGTAACTTTACCTTCTTAAGTCAAGTTCAGTTTTGGTTAGAATTATTTAAGTAGATTTTCAGTTCATGGTTCTTTTTcttgaaacacattaaaaaacacacaaacccagTTTTTCTGATTTAAACGTGTTTATATTcttacagaaaagaaaaatctttgtttttatgacagTTGTGAGCTGAAGTGAGGTTGAAGAGTACACCTTTCCGACAGATCATCAGGAGATTCTTCATAATCTGAGATACTGGCACCATGACCTCAAtatttctcctgaagctgctctgaaacACATTCGGTTCTGCTTTGCTTCTGATTTGACTATCTGTATTTCCAGTGAAGAACGTTCCATGCAAATTCATGAACACTACATAGGCACTGTGGCTTCACGTAAACAAATGAACAGTTGGTCATAAAACCAAAAAGGCAAAATGGAATTTTTTGGCCACCATATATGTGAATGACGAAGTCTAGCTAGATGACTATTACACAGAGTACAGTACATCACACTATACTACCACTATTATGTTCCAGGACACTACTATTAAGGTAAAAACAGTCATCACATACTGAGTGGTTGAAAAGTACATTGGAACAAGTTCTCCTAAAAACATCACTTCTTGAGGTACAGTCCTTGCCGTGCTTTATAGGAATATAATGACACATTTTACGTTCATATAGGTAAACAACTAGTGCTACTTTTTATACTTGAGGTCTCCTGAAACAATgaaaaggagaacatgcaaagtcttGGACAGAAAGGCCCAGAATTAAACCAGATTGTGCAAACCACTAGAACACTGTGTGGCTTCTGCCTCAATATATGATCTAATTTTCACCATCAgaaacctctgtgtatgttGAATggtttcttcaggtcaaactgatTTTTGCAGAGTGAACCTCTACAGTGATACAGTtataaaacactaaaaaaaacaaaataattttatttacaaaCTGTTGAGTGACATTCTCTCCTCTGTAGAGAGCAGTGACACAAACAACGAGTAAGATACTGTAAGTGATATGTAAATGGGAAAATATTGCTTGCTTGCTTACAATACATTTTCCCACGTTATGAAGAAAATGCAGCTTCTTTAATAAGACTACTACACGCCACTCTtccacccctcccctccgtcTGCCTCCTCGGCTCCTTCGGCTCCTCCTGGCATGGGCCTCTTGCGTCTCTTATTGAGCAGAGGGTTGTTGGACGTGTCcaaatcttttattttcaccTGGTCGTAGTCCACACGCATAGTAGCCAGAGCACTGGCCATTTCCTCCTGTTGAGAGAACAGTGTTTGAGGCGTAAATCTGAAGTTTACTGCCATCTTGTGTCCACATTATGACAACAAGCATATTCTGACACTTGGATGGATCCTTGGCAGGAATCCTAACGAGTTTCTGCACCTGTCTCAAAGATTCATTCAAAGACAGACTTCACAATAGAGAGATTCTCTATGCAAAAGCCCTTCCAACAAAACACTAAAAGTACATTTTATAGTCTCACCTTCACATCGTCCCACAGCTCCTTGTCCTCTGTCAAAACACGGGACGTGTGCAGAGGTGTTAGAGGGACCACCATTGACTGCTGTGGTACAAAAACATGAGCATCCATGATTAGACAGCAGGCTGACACAGACAGCATGTAGACCGCTGCAAGGCTTCAGTTGTTAACTTACACTGATCCAAGGATGGTTCATGAACTGTCCGATAGTCATCCGCTCGCTGGGGTCTGTCTTCAGTAACTGAATGATGAGCTGTTTGGCTGCAGAGAACATGGGATGAACCAAAATTCAATGACCCACCTAATTTTTATTAAACTGAATTTGAACTacaatatggaaaaaaaacatactcccaaacatatttttaaattttgtgaTTGAATACTAAATATTGAAATTGAAACTACAATGATAAAAAttaggaaaacattttttttttttatttctacttcTTTGAGATTTGTCAGCATGTCAGCAGTCCctaataaaagtttttttttaatcaatgtttcTAAAGGTaatatattgcaaaaaaaaaaagttacactATGGATTATTTCCACTAACTTGATGCTCAAGTTTTTGTgatcacacaaaaacacatttcacaatacTCTAGGATATCTAATATATTGATGAAATGAACCAGAACATTTTCCCTTCATGTTCATTCAAGTTATTTTCATCCGTAATTTCAAAGTGTATGGGAATGTTTCAAACCGTGTCGTTTACATTGATGTTGATGGACCAGTGCGTCAAACTCAGACGCCATCTAGTGGTAATGTCgcaaattacaaaaacagtaaTATTCATGCTGtgaattttactgtttctgtaCAATTTGGCAGCAAATCAcagtttttaacatttgatATTTTCCCTTTATTCATATATAAATTCAGTGCCTGACCTTCCTCAGAAACGTCGGCCCACTCAGGATTGGGAAACTCGTATTGGCCCAACCTGATCCTCTGTTTCATCCCAGGAGAGATGGCCTGACCTGTGTTTGAGTAGAAAGGAGGAAATCCACACAGActggggaggagaggagaggagaggagaggagaggagaggagaggagaggagggcaaaCCTTTGATCAAAATAAAGCATGTCGGTAGTTACAATTACATCATTAAGACAGAGATACACACGATACTCACAGAATATACATAATTACTCCCAAAGACCACATGTCACACGATTTGTCATATTTCTCCGGCCCCAGCACTTCCGGCGCTGAATGGATAAACagacacagaggaaaacaagacaatAACATGGGGGGTAAAGAACATATTCACAAAGCAGCCGGTCAGtaatatacaaacacacactgacaacacaCAAGTGAATTACAGTTCACACACGCAGAAAATCAAGTCTTCTTACTATGCAAATACTCACCAACATAATAAGGGGTATAGCAGGGAGTTTCAAGGGATTTGTGGAGGTTTGTTTCTTTGGCAAAGCCAAAATCTGTCAGTTTGAGTGTTGCGTTCGTCTCCTTGGTGGTGTAGAGCAGGTTTTCTGGCTGTAGTGTGAATCAGAATAAGAAAGGGAACAAAAATTGAATCACAACAGAATTCTTTGATAACATTAAAAATCTCCTTTGCATTCCTCCTCCATGTGAGCTGAAGCAGTCGTACCTTGACATCTCTGTGAGCAATGTCCATGCGATGGAGGAAGTCTATGGCTGAGCCAATGTCATGCATGATCTCAGACACCTCTGATGGACACACATGAACAAAGCCGTGTAGCTGCAGCTCACAGAACAGAATATAACATGTTTTAAACTCAGAAAAGTGATTTCTCACCCACCTCTTTCTGTGAAGGCCCGGTCCCCCCTGGCCTGGATGCGGCTGAACAGCTCCCCTCCCTCCATACTGACACAAGATTAACAAAGAGATCAGAAGTGGGGCAAAACATGGCAACCATGGTCTCATAACAGAGCGAGTCTTTGTGTCTCTGTACTGCTCAGAGCACAAAACTAGTTAGGAAATAAATTTCCTGGGTTTTGCACCAACGAAACATACCATAAAGCTTAATGGTGATTCTCTTGACTTCATGTTTAACTAACCATTCATGTCCCATCAGTGAATTTAAATGCATTATTCACTTCAAATGCTGATTATGCAAAGTTATGCCAGAATTTCATTTACGTAGTTACAAATAacacaaaactgtaaaacaacaaataaaaagtatttctttCAGTCACTTTGTACCAATTAAGACCCAAGGCGCCATGAACATCTAACGCTTTCTATGTTCACAATGGTTCACCCTTTGTGGCTGAACGGGGATTAATGTACCATAATCATTTCTCACATGTATGCCTCATGCATCTATTTCATAATCTACTCTGAGTGTATTTGCGTACATGTTGCCGTGGAGCTTAACAATGAACCACTTACATCTATTGTTTCTTACCATTCCATTACAATCAGTAAACATTTCTTCCCCTGATGGAAGTTCTCATAGAGGCTGAGTATTCGTACAATGTGGGGGCCTCCAGACACTCGCCAGTGCAGGTCGACCTCCCGTCTGGCTTTAGGGGTATCACTGAGGATCTGTTGAACAAAATGTGGACACAAGACAGTGCAAAGCTGAAAATCCCTCCATAAGCCTCCATGCACGCACAGTGAGTGCGGCTCAGTTGACAGAGTATGCATCCAAAAGTGTTCAAAGCTTGTTTTTTAAGCTGCAAAGTTTAAGGATATCAGAGGTCAAAGAAGGGGTAGAAAGCCATATTTAGAAGCAATGTGGGCAGAGAAGTTGATTCTGGAGGACACTGAAGAGTTGAACTGATAAACATTGTATCATACATCACAAAACACAGATAAACCAGACAGTGGCTAAGGGCATCCTGGTTTTCATGGCATTAAAAACCCAATCCAAACCCAAGCAAAGTAAAGGTTTTCACAAGAAAACATTCGCAGGTGCTCAATGGACGGCTCTTCCTGTTTGTGAGGCTTTATTGCAGGCCTAAAGCCAGCTGTTTATTTACTTAACGCATCTGTGTGTCTCACAAAATGACAGTGTGAGCTGAATATTACTGAGCGTGAGTgaaaagatgtgtgtgttttgtgcttcaCTGAAATGCCAGAGGCGCAGTTGATTATACAAAGTATAACAGAGCGTGCCATTGTCCACCACATAACAATTATAGAGaggggtagagagagagagaaagagagagggagacagacagagagagagagagagagagagagagagagagagagagagagagagggaaacagacagggagcgagagaggaacTGAAAGCTTCCCAGACAGCACATCACTGTCAGACACATCTACTGTCTGTTAAACTCACTAAGTGGATTTGCTTCAGAAATACTTCTCCAACCAGCC encodes:
- the LOC115388214 gene encoding MAP kinase-activated protein kinase 2-like isoform X1; the encoded protein is MHHSQEEQAVNASAAPRSDSRSPGSSGSLDEGNADPQTPAFPQLEFKRHTVTEDYKVTTQVLGLGINGKVLECYCKKTGEKCALKILSDTPKARREVDLHWRVSGGPHIVRILSLYENFHQGKKCLLIVMECMEGGELFSRIQARGDRAFTEREVSEIMHDIGSAIDFLHRMDIAHRDVKPENLLYTTKETNATLKLTDFGFAKETNLHKSLETPCYTPYYVAPEVLGPEKYDKSCDMWSLGVIMYILLCGFPPFYSNTGQAISPGMKQRIRLGQYEFPNPEWADVSEEAKQLIIQLLKTDPSERMTIGQFMNHPWISQSMVVPLTPLHTSRVLTEDKELWDDVKEEMASALATMRVDYDQVKIKDLDTSNNPLLNKRRKRPMPGGAEGAEEADGGEGWKSGV
- the LOC115388214 gene encoding MAP kinase-activated protein kinase 2-like isoform X2, whose amino-acid sequence is MHHSQEEQAVNASAAPRSDSRSPGSSGSLDEGNADPQTPAFPQLEFKRHTVTEDYKVTTQVLGLGINGKVLECYCKKTGEKCALKILSDTPKARREVDLHWRVSGGPHIVRILSLYENFHQGKKCLLIVMECMEGGELFSRIQARGDRAFTEREVSEIMHDIGSAIDFLHRMDIAHRDVKPENLLYTTKETNATLKLTDFGFAKETNLHKSLETPCYTPYYVAPEVLGPEKYDKSCDMWSLGVIMYILLCGFPPFYSNTGQAISPGMKQRIRLGQYEFPNPEWADVSEEAKQLIIQLLKTDPSERMTIGQFMNHPWISSMVVPLTPLHTSRVLTEDKELWDDVKEEMASALATMRVDYDQVKIKDLDTSNNPLLNKRRKRPMPGGAEGAEEADGGEGWKSGV